A single window of Ferrimonas balearica DSM 9799 DNA harbors:
- a CDS encoding cupin domain-containing protein: MKPLMTTSLALALVLLTPPPVRANELALSVSPDDSVVQWGPCPAFFPDGCELAVIHGDPAKPNADILFKIPGGYAFPAHWHTSAERMVLVSGEMSLTYQGQQPATLKTGMYAYGPAKAVHHGQCVSSEPCILVIAFEAPVDAFEADESP; this comes from the coding sequence ATGAAGCCACTGATGACCACCTCTCTGGCACTGGCGCTGGTGCTGCTGACTCCTCCGCCGGTCCGGGCCAATGAGTTGGCCCTTTCCGTGTCGCCAGACGACAGCGTGGTGCAGTGGGGCCCCTGTCCCGCTTTCTTCCCCGACGGTTGCGAACTGGCCGTGATCCATGGCGATCCCGCCAAGCCCAACGCAGACATCCTGTTTAAGATCCCCGGCGGCTATGCCTTCCCCGCACACTGGCACACCTCGGCAGAACGAATGGTGCTGGTGTCCGGCGAGATGAGTTTGACCTACCAGGGTCAGCAGCCTGCCACGCTGAAAACCGGCATGTACGCCTATGGCCCGGCCAAAGCGGTTCACCACGGTCAGTGCGTCAGCAGCGAGCCCTGCATACTGGTGATCGCCTTTGAAGCGCCGGTGGATGCCTTTGAGGCCGACGAATCCCCATAA